One window of the Nocardia huaxiensis genome contains the following:
- a CDS encoding YggT family protein, with product MGIIWTLLSLVVSVFILIMLARLVVDWITALSRDPAPWVGKVREGTYKLTEPVIAPVRKVLPPINFGSVGIDLAFTVVFILALVLRTVLLSL from the coding sequence ATGGGCATCATCTGGACTCTGCTCAGCCTGGTCGTGTCGGTATTCATCCTCATCATGCTGGCTCGCCTGGTGGTGGACTGGATCACTGCGCTCAGCCGCGACCCCGCGCCCTGGGTGGGCAAGGTGCGGGAAGGCACCTACAAGCTGACCGAGCCGGTCATCGCACCCGTGCGCAAGGTGCTGCCGCCGATCAACTTCGGGTCGGTGGGCATCGATCTGGCGTTCACCGTCGTGTTCATCCTCGCGCTGGTGCTGCGCACGGTGCTGTTGAGCCTCTGA